The Apium graveolens cultivar Ventura chromosome 6, ASM990537v1, whole genome shotgun sequence genome contains a region encoding:
- the LOC141667191 gene encoding vacuolar cation/proton exchanger 3-like codes for MGSQENINWDEEAGEIKVLGKEHHHRTAQTLSASLLRKKSDPELVNKVRFRVLKNLATNFQEVIFGTKLFVLFPAIPAAIVAESFNIGRPWIFALSLLGLTLLAERISFVTEQISFYTGPTVGGLLNATCGNATELIIALLAIHQGKIDVLKYSLYGSVLSNLLLVLGSSLLCGGLANLYEEQKYDRKQADVNSLLLILGFICHVLPLMFKYAIKPASDSVQSSILQLSRASSIVMLIAYVAYLVFQLKTHHQLFEAQEEDEGNKDAEEKPVIGISSGLVWLIGMTTTIALLSEYVVGTIEDASNSWGISVRFISIILLPIVGNAAEHAGSVIFAFKNKLDISLGVSLGSATQISMFVIPLCVTVGWITGISIDLDFGLLQTGSLAFAILLTAMTLQDGTSHYLKGVVLCLAYIVVSACFFVQKLPSSDHIANGNLEVPHHVQA; via the exons ATGGGTTCACAAGAAAATATTAACTGGGATGAAGAAGCTGGAGAGATTAAAGTTTTGGGTAAGGAGCATCATCACCGGACGGCCCAAACCCTATCGGCTTCATTGTTGCGAAAAAAATCTGACCCTGAACTTGTGAACAAAGTCCGGTTTCGAGTGCTAAAAAATTTGGCAACTAATTTTCAAGAAGTGATTTTCGGAACCAAGCTTTTCGTGTTATTTCCGGCTATTCCAGCTGCAATTGTTGCTGAATCTTTTAACATTGGAAGA CCTTGGATATTTGCACTGAGTTTACTTGGACTCACTCTACTGGCTGAACGTATTAGCTTTGTGACTGA GCAAATTTCATTCTACACTGGTCCAACAG TGGGGGGACTTTTAAACGCAACATGTGGTAATGCAACAGAGCTAATAATTGCCTTATTGGCAATACATCAAGGGAAAATTGATGTGCTCAAGTATTCTCTTTATGGTTCTGTTCTATCAAACCTGCTACTTGTTCTTGGAAGCTCTCTTTTATGCGGAGGACTAGCAAACCTATACGAAGAGCAGAAATATGACAGA AAGCAGGCTGATGTCAATTCGCTACTGTTAATTCTGGGATTCATTTGTCATGTGTTGCCATTGATGTTCAAGTATGCTATAAAGCCGGCTAGTGATTCTGTGCAGAGCTCCATTCTTCAGTTGTCTAGAGCAAGCAGCATTGTTATGCTTATAGCATATGTTGCGTATCTCGTTTTCCAGTTAAAAACTCATCACCAGTTGTTTGAAGCACAAGAG GAAGACGAAGGTAACAAGGACGCAGAAGAGAAGCCTGTGATAGGAATTTCAAGTGGATTAGTTTGGTTGATTGGTATGACGACTACGATTGCTCTACTATCAGAGTATGTTGTGGGTACCATAGAG GATGCATCAAATTCTTGGGGTATCTCGGTAAGATTTATTAGCATTATATTGCTACCGATAGTTGGAAATGCAGCAGAACATGCTGGGTCGGTCATATTTGCATTCAAGAACAAGCTG GATATATCTTTAGGCGTATCTCTGGGGTCTGCCACTCAAATTTCAATGTTTGTG ATTCCCCTATGTGTGACTGTGGGGTGGATCACGGGCATCTCAATCGATCTTGATTTTGGGCTCCTCCAAACTGGTTCGCTTGCTTTTGCAATCCTCTTGACAGCCATGACACTACAG GATGGAACTTCACATTACCTGAAAGGAGTGGTCCTTTGTCTTGCCTATATCGTGGTTTCTGCTTGTTTTTTTGTTCAAAAACTTCCGTCAAGCG ATCATATAGCTAACGGAAATTTGGAAGTTCCGCATCATGTTCAAGCTTGA